A region of the Mycoplasma capricolum subsp. capricolum ATCC 27343 genome:
AAAAATTAAAGAGTTAGAAAATACTATTTATAACACTTTACAAGAAATGTTATCTATTAGAAATGATGTTAACAATGGTAAATATACTTCAGTAACTAAGTTTTTTGATGAGATGGGAGCTAAGTTAAAATTAGTTATTAAAAGTCAAAAACTAATTACTCCTAAACTTGAAGATGCTAGTCATGATCAATTAATGAACTTAGCTTTAACTTGCCCAAAATATAAAAATAGTTATTATTTAAAAAAATTAAAACAAAGAATTGATTATTTAACTATAAATAATAAAACTGAACTAGCTGAAGAATATCAATCAGTTATAGAAACTGTTCAAAATAGCGATTTTTATGATAACTTAAAAACTGCAGAAATTTTTAAATCACCTAATAGAAAAGAACTTAAAGAAAATAAAAAGAATATGCAGATGATCTTTCAAGATCCAAGTTCATCATTAAATGAAAGAATGGCTGTTGAAGAAATTATTAAAGAAGGGTTAGATAATTTCCCAGAACTTTATTTAGATGATGAAGTTAAAATGGCATATCAAAAATGATTTAATAAAAATAATAAAGAAAACCCAATAGCTGATATTTCAGAAATTGATAAAAAAGATATTAAAAGATTTTTAATTAATCAATTACTAGAAACTGTTGGTTTATTACCTGAACACTTGTCAAGATACCCACATGAGTTTTCAGGAGGACAACGTCAAAGAATTGGTATTGCTAGAGCCTTAATTATGAAGCCTAAATTTGTAGTAGCTGATGAACCAATATCAGCTTTAGATGTTTCAATTAGAGCCCAAATTATGAACTTGTTAGCTAAATTTCAAAAACAATTTGACTTAACTTATATTTTTATTGCTCACGATTTATCAGTTGTAAGATTTGCAACAGATAGAATTGCAGTTATTTATCGTGGTGATATTGTTGAATTAGCTGAATCTAATGAATTATTTGATTTACCACTTCATCCTTATACTAGATCACTATTAAGCGCGATTCCTTTACCAGATCCTGTTCAAGAAAGTAAAAAAGTTCACTTTGTTTATAAACCAGAAGTTGAACATTATGACTATTTAGTTGATTTTCCAAAATGAGTAGAAGTTTCTAAAGGTCATTTTGTTTATGCTAATGAAAGAGAAGTTAAAGCATATAAAAAACAAATTAAAAATTATAAAGATCAATTAAAATTAAAAGCTAAGATGTAAGAAAGGAGGAAGTTTTATGAAAAAAGTTTTAGGTATGACGTTGTTAGGTTCTATAATAGCTACAGCTTCAGCTTCTATTGTAAGTTGTTCTGTTGGAATTGGTTTAGACAAAATTTTAAATAGAAGAAATTCTAATACTAAAATTTTGCGTGAACTTACTAATTATTCTTTAGCTAATTTAAACTCAGCAACTAACAATATTGCTAATGATGCTGATATTATCGCTAATTTACAAGATATTTTATTAACAGTAAATAGACACGATCATTATGAAGGAGCTTTAGCTGAATATTGAGATCATAATAAAGATAAAGATCACTGAAAATTCAGAATTAGAAAAAATGCTTATTGAACTAGAATTGAAAATGGTAAACAAGTTAAAGGACCTCAGATTACTGGTTTAGATGTTTTTAATACTTTTAGATATGTTCTAAATAAAAACAATTTAGCTTTAACTACTGAACATTTCTTAACTAACTTTAAGCATGTTCATGAATTAATGGAATTTATTGACAAATTATCAGACCCAAATAATAAAGAATTATATGATGCTAGATTTAATAAAGATCTTCCTGGTGATTTAAGAACTAATGAATTAAAATCAAGTTATTGAATTGATAGAGCCATTCTTGCTTTTAATATAACTCCAGAAGATTCAAAAAAAGCTAAGGAACTTGCTTTAGATACTTCAATGTCAACAAAAGAATTGCTAAAAAAATCATTTAAAGAAGGAAAAATAGTTAATGA
Encoded here:
- a CDS encoding ATP-binding cassette domain-containing protein — protein: MIKKKNEAILKVRDLLIEFGNGRNKLKAVKGVTFDVYKGETFGLVGESGSGKTTIGRAIIGIQPVSDGAIYFENKLLRGKSPDVYKINQKIARHLYIMQQNHLTTSLILNDYSNEFKRVYYKYTQSKFFDFKTQELKDYEDGKSRIIKEGVNLNTTKLVSVKKNANLSIVIQAVTDNLKRLLKIIRLQEKAARITKNISKHANIKVELQDAINKYQDFVHDSILKIKELENTIYNTLQEMLSIRNDVNNGKYTSVTKFFDEMGAKLKLVIKSQKLITPKLEDASHDQLMNLALTCPKYKNSYYLKKLKQRIDYLTINNKTELAEEYQSVIETVQNSDFYDNLKTAEIFKSPNRKELKENKKNMQMIFQDPSSSLNERMAVEEIIKEGLDNFPELYLDDEVKMAYQKWFNKNNKENPIADISEIDKKDIKRFLINQLLETVGLLPEHLSRYPHEFSGGQRQRIGIARALIMKPKFVVADEPISALDVSIRAQIMNLLAKFQKQFDLTYIFIAHDLSVVRFATDRIAVIYRGDIVELAESNELFDLPLHPYTRSLLSAIPLPDPVQESKKVHFVYKPEVEHYDYLVDFPKWVEVSKGHFVYANEREVKAYKKQIKNYKDQLKLKAKM